A region of the Vigna unguiculata cultivar IT97K-499-35 chromosome 9, ASM411807v1, whole genome shotgun sequence genome:
GACACTCAGTGAAAATGTATAAACTGGATATGCTTTTGTCTGATTTTGTTGTTAACATTTAGTACTCTAGTTATTGTTTCATTGTGTGGTTGGTCGTGTGTAATAGCTTTTGTTGGATGTTTACAGCCATTTTGAACTATTCCTCACTCTGCTTTGTGCTTGGTATGTGTATGATAACTATGCAGGTATGTTGCTGTGGGTAATGAGCCTTTTCTTAAAGCATATAATGGTACCTTTGCGAAGAAAACGCTGCCAGCCCTGAAGAATATACAGACATCACTTAATAaggccgggttgagttcaaagGTCAAAATCACTGTTCCATTCAATGCTGATATTTACTATTCACCTGATTCAGATCCAGTTCCATCAGCTGGTGACTTCAGGCCTGAAATGAGAGACCTCACCATTGAGATAATCCAGTTCTTGTATGCAAACAATGCACCTTTCACAGTTAATATCTACCCTTTCCTTAGTCTTTATTTCAACGAAGATTTCCcttttgattttgcattttttgATGGAAAAAGCAAGCCTCTTAGGGACGGTAAGGCACTTTACACCAATGTGTTTGATGCAAATCTTGACACTCTTCTGTGGGCTTTAGACAAGGCAGGGTATCCTGACATGAAGGTGCTGATTGGGGAAATTGGGTGGCCAACAGATGGTGATAAGAATGCTAATGCCAAGAGTGCAAGGAGGTTCAACTTTGGTTTGCTTAAACATGCTCTGAGTGGCAAGGGTACCCCTAAAAGGAAAGGCACAATTGACTTGTACATGTTCAGCCTCATTGATGAGAACACTAAAAGTGTTGCTCCTGGGAACTTTGAGAGGCATTGGGGGGTTTTTGAGTTTGATGGGAAGCCAAAGTATGAATTAGACTTAACTGGTCAGCACAAGGAAAAAGGCCTTATCCCTGTGGAAGGTATAAAGTACCTGCAAAAGAGGTGGTGTGTTTTGAATCCAGATGTTACTTACTTTGATCATTTATTGGCTGGTAGCATTGACTATGCTTGTACCTTTTCTGATTGTACTTCCCTTGGCTATGGCTCTTCTTGCAATCATCTTAGTCTCCAAGGGAATGCATCTTATGCTTTCAATATGTATTATCAAGTAAATAACCAACAGGGTTGGAGCTGTGATTTCTCTAGTTTGGCTACCATAACACAGAAGGATCCATCACAGAGTGGTTGCCAATTTCCTGTGATGATAGCTAGCAGTTCATCTTTGCTGCTGCTGCATGAAAGACTTTTATGTATCCTAAAGAAAGCATTGGaggtttatatttttgttatgattttgttATAGCAAAAGGATAATGGAGTAGTTTGAATTTTGTTCTGAGAAATTTAGTTTTTCTGTGAGTTTTAGGAGTTGGATTTCATCTCAAATTCGTTATGTAAATTTGGAGAATCCTGGGAGTTCTAATACTCAGTTTTGGACACTTGCCTTTTGCTTTTAGTATTAGTATTTGTTACTTTTAATCTATTCTTGAATTAACCAAGTGAGATTTTGAGACAACCAATTGTTTTTTATCACCTTAAATATAAGGTTTAAAGAAGTTTTAAACATGATATTTTATCTTAACTACCcatatattaaaagttatataattatgtatcTTATTAGTAcaagtaataaaagaaattaataccaataatttttttaacattctgcatgtttcaatataataaacatgtgaGAAGAAAACCTGAGAGACCCACGATGAaaaaaacttacattaaaaaatacataattcattgaatttacaatttaataacaATTTGCTATTCGAAACAAACAGAATTCGGAACATAAAACTtgtttaagtttaaatataaaatttgtttttaactgTTTGCACACACCACATCTTCCCTGCAATACATATTTAGAATTAAGACTGCAATAAATATGTCATTCTTATGTGTGATTGAGACTCAATATGTTGAAAAATATGAGTAATCTAAATCCTAATTAAGACCGAAGCTTATGATAATGGAAATTTGAGATTGAAGGGATAATTTGATTTGGGCCATTTCTTTGCACTCCATTATTACTAAGTACACCCAATCTAacccaaaaatacaaaaatatcctttatcattatattatgcCACCATGGTCGCTATTGTCATAGCTGCTCTGTGTAATCTTTATTGCATCTTCATTTTTCATTGCAGTATTTGatatgaagaagaaaattaaaaaagaagaaaaagcctgttctagaaaaaaaaaaattcctttcAGAAAACTTGTTTGAGATTTCTCTAGAAAGAGCTCATTCTAAAAGAAGTCTAAGAGTATTTGATTAAATTAGAAATGATTTGTGAAAgaaatacttaaataaattaaaaaggatttattgaaataatattttactgagtaaaaatgactttaaaaaaaaaaacttaaataagtaaaaagTAATTTGTGGAAAGATTACTTGAACATATCAAAGTGATTTGTTGAATAAATATTCGTTAAGTTAAGAGTAACTTATTGAATAGATACTTGTTCAGAGTGAAATGTGAAATTAATCTCCAAAagattgataaaaaataattacaagttCAAACAATATTGAATGGGCGAGTTAAAAATAACAACCAGCTTAAAAAATACTAAGAGATTAACCAGATAAAATAAAGGTAAGGAAAGACAAAATGAACTACGAGAATCTATATCATGAAGGGATATAACTTTgatgaaacatgaatttggaTATCATAAAATCAGtaattaagtatttataaaaaaaaggggGAAGAGTACATTACAAGGAAAAGTTGTTTTGCATAACACTCAACCCTTAGGCTAGTTATACATAGACCCTAAAAGCATTTATGAAAGTTGTATATTTTTccaaaacaacaacaatcataATTTTAACACCTGTTTTTGTATATATACTTTAACTATGAGGCTGCATAAGGTATGTTTAATGGCCTAATCTTAGCTGTTTAACAATCTATCCTTTTTTTGAAGTTAATCTTCCTTGCTTTAATTATTGTTTCAATTATTATGATTCCGTAACTATCATAAAAGGATGTTATGTAACTTAATAATCTTCATGGCCTGGTCTTGTATGAAAAGGTGGTTATGTTACGGAACTATTTAAATGGCAGAGTTGGAAATTCTTTTACTTCCTTAATTACTTATAAATGGAAGCCACATTTTTGGATATCTGATTTTAGCAAATGCGTAGAGTTGTTTCATGGTGCACATCAGAATCTTCTAGGTATTTGATAAAAGCTTATGTAGTTCCTGTATCCATCTATAAATCATCAAAATCCATATGACAAATCAATAACTATAGCTTGAAAATAAGAACAACTGATTCGGAAAAAGTACACTGAAATGCTTCTTTACTTCTTAAAGTGTGAAACAATACAAATGAACAATCTAGTTTTTTGTTCATAATTGCGAGAACATTTGTCTCTGTCAGTGCTAATTTTTGGTAAGTGAGTATCAGTATACACACATTATcgtatttgatatttatgttgtgttAAGAAATGCGAAAATTGTTGTCCCTGAAGAAAACAAAGTTCATGCATAACGagtctaaaatattataaaggaTTATGAATTTATGTAGAAGTAATAAGTGTGTCATACAAAGATGGTAAATGGGTGAGGGAAGTAACATATCATTTATCTGTCACCAACTTCAAACCTGCAAATCTTCTTCAAGAACCCCGTCTTGTTCAGTTCAAGTCTCttttcatctttcttctttatCGGAGAAGCTACCCCATCTTTTCATGCTTCTGCAAATATTATATCTACAAATTAATGAAGCCACATTTCACATGACCTGAGAAATTATCCTCATGGCTTCTCCATGGGTTCAAGAGCTCCATATCCATCACTTCACCATTCCCGTAACCATTGATAGAATGTCTTCTGTCATGCCATCGAGGCCTATTCCTGTTAAACCAGGTGACACTTTATACCTTTCCAATCTCGATGACATGATCGGAGCTCGTGTTTTCACACCCACAGTGTATTTTTATCAGTTACACAGCACTGGTTGTTCTCCCCAGAAACCTGTCACAAAAATACTACAATGTGCTCTCGCTGATGTTTTAGTCCCTTACTACCCTTTATCAGGGAGGCTCAGAGAGACCAAAAATGGTAAACTAGAAGTGTTTTTCGGACCAGAGCAAGGAGCACTCATTGTTGAGGCACGATCTGATGTTGCCTTAACTGAATTAGGAGACCTCACAGCTCCGAACCCGGCTTGGGAGCCTTTGATCTTCAAGTTTCCGAATGAAGAACAATACAAAGTCCTGGAAATGCCGCTGGTCATTGCTCAGGTGACCCTTTTCCGATGCGGTGGTTTTAGCCTCGGGTTGAGGCTCTGCCATTGCATCTGCGATGGCATGGGAGCCATGCAATTTCTGGGTGCATGGGCCGCCACTGCAAGAACAGGGATGCTGGTCATCGACCCCGTGCCGTGTTGGGACAGGGAAGTTTTCCGGCCACGTGACCCGCCGGTGGTTAAGTTCCCTCACTTGGAGTTCATGAGAATCGAAGAGGGGTCCAACCTCACCATGACACTGTGGAAAACCAAACCGGTTCAGAAGTGTTACAGGATCAAGCGCGAGTTCCAGAATCGCGTGAAAGCTCTCGCTCAGCCGTACGACGCCGCAGGTTGCACCACTTTCGATGCCATGGCAGCGCATATATGGAGATCCTGGGTGAAAGCTCTTGATGTGAGGCCACTGGATTACCAGCTAAGGTTAACGTTTTCGGTGAATGCTCGGCAGAAGCTGAGAAACCCACCACTGAAAGAAGGGTTTTATGGCAATGTGGTGTGTGTTGCATGCACCACAAGCACTGTGTGTGAGCTTGTGCATGGAGAGCTACCTGAGACAACCTTGTTGGTTCGAGAGGCGAGACAGAGTGTGTCGGAGGAGTATTTGAGATCTACGGTGGATTATGTCGAAGTGGATCGACCAAGACAACTTGAGTTTGGTGGGAAACTAACGATAACTCAATGGACCAGGTTTTCGATATACAAATGTGCAGATTTTGGGTGGGGTAGGCCACTCTATGCTGGTCCTATAGATTTAACACCCACCCCTCAAGTTTGTGTGTTTCTTCCTGAAGGAGAAGCTGATTGCAGTGATGCTTCCATGATTGTGTGCATATGCTTGCCTGAATCTGCTGCTCAAAAGTTTACACAAGCTTTGTTGCTCCATTCAGATTTTTGATTCCTTATTCAACTTATCATACCTTATACTGTGTTTACTTCATCATCAATTATGCTCTCAATAAAACGTCGATGttgattcatttttataattttatgttgcaTGTACTTCATCCACTGTTACTGTGTACCAGGTTGAGAGAGCAAAGTTATAACCCTTTCTTCACAATCTCATATTTGTGCTAGAAGATTAATGGTCtttggtaaaataatatttgtaattttatgcTTCTTCTAGTTTGTACCACCTCCAAGACCTAACATgaacatatattttttcctaataatttaagttttaaactATATTCACGTAATAAAATGTTGAATTTTATCACAAGTGAGAATATATTTTATCACTGGTGCAATTTAAGCTATTaaagtggattgttaatgatagatttaaaatttccatgtgataatttgtaattaaatgaaattttacaaGGATTGTTATCTCAAATTCttggtttttttttccttctaggCAAATCAGTATGGTTTATTACGGATATGggcaagtttttttaaaattacagaACTAGGCAAAACGTTCTGGGGGAGAACGTTTTCGTTATGAAGAAATCGTGTAGCCCTCGAACGTTATTCGGTCTGATTTTGTCAACGAGCGAAATCGCGTGGGGGTGGACGACATTCAAAGGAAATCgtgtgggggggggggggacGACATTGAAAGGAAATCGTTGGGGGGGATGACGTTTTTAGATGAAATCGTGGGGGGGAATACATTTTTAGTTGAGTAATCGATTACCGCAtgctgtaatcgattactgcatGTGTTGCAGTTTTCTGGGTgtaatgtaatcgattacagacgaagtgtaatcgattacatggTTAATGCATTTTGTTCGAGTgaattgtaatcgattacaataccattgtaatcgattacaatacaaattttggaaaacaaagTTGTTAAATTAGAATTGGATACAGAGGCGAGCATAATAATTTGTTCTCATTTGATAAAGTTTTGTTGGTCCATAAAAGAATCAAGTATTTGAACTTGTAGTTGATGAAGGCATAAGAAATATTAATGTTCATAGAAAATTGTCTTAGTTTTGACAttgtagaaagaagaaaaaaacattgaaaattaaattaattgaaacaaaaaatgtaCAACTTATTGGCGAAATGGACATTGTCCCCTATGATGACCCTCAGTGCGACAGTAAGAGCATTTTTTTGGCTTATCCGTAACGGGTTAATCCATTTCGTTATGGATCCTAGTCCTTGGAGGTCGTCCGGAAGCCTTACGCCTAGTTTGGGGGTCTGGATTGAAATTAGGACCTGTATATGTTGACCAATAGTCCTCATTTCGCAGGGGGTGGAATTGGACTTGATAAGCCTTATTTATGTTATCAAGGGTGTAAACTGGATcgataaaatttgaaagtggCATGTGACCAAAAGAACAAACAGCTATGACGTGCTGACAGGGTAATCGACTAGCTTGGAAGTGACCACAATCACACCACCAATCGTTTAATCTGACAGTGAATGAGATTGGTTTTGGCCGATAGTAATGGGGGCTCGATATCTCTTGCACCTCGAATTCTGAATTATCTCGATCGTAGCGTTGAACATGACAATATGCAGATTTCTGTTGATTTTGTTGGAGCAAGGTTGTGACATCTTTTGGATATTGATGTCCAGCTCTTAACATAGAGTCTGCCTTTAAGCCGCGTTCAACAAACCAAgcatttatgttttgaaatgtaATTTTCAAAAGTGCACAGATAGGTAATGAGCGAGCCCCCTTTAGCACAAAGTTCATGCACTCCGCCAAGTTTGTTGTCATGTGCATGTACCTGCGCCCCCCATCATAAGCCTGAGACCACTTATGTAAAGGGATTTTATCAATCCAAGCTACTGCTTGTGGGAATTGGGACCTCATAGCTGAAAGTTTTGCTTGCACGATAGGTTGTTTGACTTCATAAGctgtgaaaaagaaatataaaatgaaatgaaaaagtatTATGTATAGGAAATATTTTGTGCATCTGGAATTTAAAGTTAGGAAAACGTCTTACCCAAGTTAATGAATTGTTTCTTGAGATCGGCATTTTTAAAGCGGTTGTTGAAGTTGGAACCCAGATGACGTATGCAGTAGACAGAGTGAAGATTGTCTGATTCCCAGTCAACTTCTTCCGATCGTAGGGCTGACAAAATTCCCTTGCCTCTATCAGTAATTAGGCAGAGATTTGGCTGAGGAGTTACATGCTCTCGCAGTAGTTGAAAAAACCAAATCAATGCCTCCTTTGTCTCACCTTCTACTATTGCAAATGCCAAAGGAAATATGTTTCTATTTCCATCCTGAGCAATTGCAGTTAGCAAGGTGGCATGATATCTGCCTGTTAAAAAGGTTCCATCCACTTGAACAACAGGTTTACAATACTTAAAACCTTCAATGCAAGGTCCAAATGCCCAGAAGCAACATTCCATAATGTATGTGGAACTTCCATCCTCAGCATCAATATTAACTGGAGGACCggaaagttgaaaaattgtCCCAGGATTGGTTTGTTGGGCAGCTAATAACCATCTGGGAACTTCATTATAAGATTGGTCCCAATCACCATACTCCATTGTTATTGCTTTCTCCCTCACAAACAATACCttcgtaatcgattacaaccCCCCTCGTAATCGATTAACAGGAGAATTTGCCAAAATTTATTTCTACAttcgtaatcgattacataaACACTGTAATCAATTACCACTCTACCACGAACCACTGGAATTGATTCTTTTCCttcgtaatcgattacataaaccctgtaatcgattacacaacTTTCAGGAGCCCCTGGAATGTTATTTTTAACgtcgtaatcgattacacaaaccctgtaatcgattacgacTCGTCTTCCActataaaaacaacattttctCTCTCCGTCGCTGCATCCCAAAAACCCCACCCGCGCCTCCATTCTCTCCTCCGTGAATTCATCATTCTGCCTTCATATCTTCACCAAATCACCTCCCGTTTgttgcaatctttctcattttcaattctCTACAAAACCCACCGATTCAAATCTTCAAAAACATCCTAAAATGGCATAATCATCAAGGAAACGCAAGACTCAAGTCGGTGCTCGCCGCCGCCGTGGTCCCGCCGTCAACGAACCTGAAGAAATAATCGCACCTTCACAACCACAGAGACTCTTCTCTTCTGTAGCACAATACGAGAGGTgtacttcaaaattttctgcCAGAGATATTCTTGAACCCAAATATCCTGATGATTTTATTGCTGAGCAAAATTTTGAGTGCTATGATATACTCCACAACTTGGGATTATTACCTTTTTTGACTAATCGTCAACGTTATTATCCAGAATTAGTTAGGGTATTTTATTCCAACTTACAAATTACTGAGGAAGGGGTTATTCTTAGTGAAGTTAAGCATGCCAAAATTAGGATGGATATAGATATGTTTTATCGTATCACTCAATTGGGCACTCAAGGGGTCTGTTTTGAGGGAAACATAGTTCAGGAATGGAGAGATGATTATTCAAGTCACAATGCAAAAATGATGATTTGTCGTGACAATGTAAATATTGGAGGAAGAATACTGGCAGGGCAAATGAGAGTGGAAACACGTATCCTGCACTACATCTTATGTCGATGCCTAGAGCCCCGATCAACTAACCTTGCCCAAGCTACTGAAGAAGACATTATCTTAATGTGGGCAATGTTGACCGGAAGGCAGCTTAACTGGGGTCATCTGATTAGATATCGGATGAAAAAGGCATTAAAAGACCATGCCCCTTTACCATATGCTAATCATATTActgacatttttattaagtttaatgTTCCTCTAGATGATGAACCATTTGAGGAGATTAATTGGAGAACAGGTCCAATTGGTGCTGAAGTGATTCATTCCTTTGGTTTTGTAAAAAACCAAAATGGTGAATGGATTCATAAACGTGATATGCAGGATGCACCTATTCATGATGACTGAACACCATCTCCACCGCCTCAGCCTACCCAGGATGCATCTGCTGCTATGCTTAATGATATTATCCATGAAATCCGCGATCTCTGGGCTTTTGTTGGTTCAAGATTTGACAGTATAGATGCTCGGGTTGGACAACTTGAGGAAGACATGGCTTATGTGCGGCGCCAATTTCCTCCATCTTAGATGCATTtcaaatgtttattttcattcaaaaactttgtaTTTCTTTAATGCACTTTGACATTGATATTATTATGTTAGTACTTTAAttgattgtaatttttttttttcactaatatcACTATTTTTTACTCTCATATTCAACTATATTATACATCATTGTTTTCCTATCGagtgaaatgttttttttttcaaaaaattacgcatgtaatcgattacacttcgtgcgtaatcgattacacaatACCCAGAAAACTGCAACACAttcagtaatcgattacaaacTACGGTAATCGATAACTGATTAAAAAACGTTAAACCCCTGCACGATTAAAGCatgcagtaatcgattacaacaaACGGTAATCGATTACGCCACCACAAACGTTCACCTCCCACACGATTTCGCCTCTGACCACGCTGACCCACAAAAACATATGGGGGCTACACgattttttcatatgaaaacGTGCACCCCCAAAACGTTTTGCCTAATTccgtaatttttaaaaaacttgcCCATATCCATAATAAACCAAAGCCATTTGCCTACAATAGAAAAAGAAACCCAAATTCTTGTTAAACAATTAGAATTACATCAAAACTATTGTCTGAATTGACCAGAACAGCATCAAATTCCTTGATTCATGAAGCGTCAGAGTTAGAATTTTGTCCAGAGAGAGGCTAATTATGAGTTATGTATGAACTCTTCTAAAGTACAACTACTAGctttttaattataacaatttaaatttaaatatgtactGCGATGAATCTTATTAAAAAGTTAgcttttaaaagttaatataataaaaaatataatattttcaccTACTTTTAATTCATCGTTTAAGAATGATTGAAATTAAAAGTagatgaaattattattattattattatcattattattattattatatttatatggtAAAATCTCATATTTCATCCTCAAATCACCTCATTTAAAGTGAGATTGGAAAAATTGTACATCTCGGAGATTCGTTTCTTCCTACACCCtcaaatggctgaaaacaaacacaaatcaaTACAGCaaattcatgcctctctatctTTTTTGAACAATAAATCCAACtaaaaaaacacaacataagTGTGTAATCTAAATATGTGTATGGTGTTTGTTTGTTGTAAATGCTACGAATTGATAGTTAGTTCCTTTTATCAATTTCTTCAAAATAATGTTGGAGTAGGCCATAGTGTACCTAACAGTACAACTATTTATTCAGACAATTAAGATATCATAGACTggttaattaaaatgttttaacaattaattatgtttaaacaACAAATGGgctaaagttatatataaaaattaaaccccAAATTTGAAGTTGTCCTTTtcttcatcaaaattgaaaaatgaaaaaaagcgAGTCCTAAAATGTTAGTTGTTTTCGTTAACTTATTGAAAGCGGTTTATATGTGTTGTCAACTATAGAGGTAAAGTATCAAACAAGTAAAGAAGGTTCATATATATTTCAATGTTTCTGGTTAAATCAATGAAGAAGTTTACTAGTATAAAGAATGCATTTATTAAGAtagaagttaaaatttattataaattgagTAAGGTGTATGGAAGTGAGAGTTCCATACTTCATAAAgacataaaaattgaaaaaagttattattaaaaaatcaaaaatggAATTTGCATTATtgaaatatgatttaaataaaattgcgAAGTTTCACATAGAGAATGTTATGTTGTGGACGTATTTTTGTGTATAAGTCTTCTTAGATatgcaattataaaaatatacgtTTTCTTATAACGAAGTAACtgtagaaaaatattatctataaacaagatattatcataatattttagggaaaaaaaaggtaaacattaatttttgagttaagtgtgtttttatttatgaacTTTGACGTGAAATTAGAATTCATTTATGTTCGAAATGttgatacattttagttttcaaactttaaaaatgaataaatataatcatttaactCAATTACCTTAAATGTTTTTAAACGTATGTATTCCATGTTAGTTGTTTGAGTTTGGGTTCTCTACtgatttttgtttgttatttctCTGTTGTGCCTTCAAATTACACTGAtgaccattaattttaaaaatttcaaatatattaaaattatctttaaattacCAAAACAATTTGTTTTTAGTGCTCTCAAAGAACAGCACAACAAATCTCAGCAGAGAAACCGTACTCTTAATTGTTTGACATTAAAGAGTGAATGTTTCAAACAGTAAACAACCCAAATGCTAACATAAGATACTTTTGGGTCAAgatgactatattcatttattttatggtttgaagACTAACATGTATAAAAATTTCAGATAGAgacgaattttaatttcatctcaAGGAACTAAAACCATACTtcatacttaattttttatcatttttatataaacaaaatagaagaatcttgataaattattttattcataattttgtgTTTCAGGGTTAAATtcttttgatttaaatttttcatgcaCTCTTTCCTGAATATGATAATAGACTGATGAAACTGCTTTCATGGGAAGACATTATCTCATTTTCTAATTACGGTGTATGTTAGAGGTAACAAAGAATTAATGATTAACTCACCCAAAATATGTCTAGATTTGATTTAACTATACGTGGTATAGGCCTAATCAAACCATTCAAGTAAAGAGTTGAGTATTatttataaggtaaaattatttatttatttattatacctGGCAGTAGTTATGCATA
Encoded here:
- the LOC114162440 gene encoding glucan endo-1,3-beta-glucosidase 8-like isoform X1, with the protein product MVRNCGDLVAFSLVFLTVVSSGSAWVGVNWGTMATHQLPPEKVVKMLKENGFTKLKLFDADQLIMAALMGTDIQVMLAIPNNMLQMISTSPKAADSWVYENVTTYFFNGGVKIKYVAVGNEPFLKAYNGTFAKKTLPALKNIQTSLNKAGLSSKVKITVPFNADIYYSPDSDPVPSAGDFRPEMRDLTIEIIQFLYANNAPFTVNIYPFLSLYFNEDFPFDFAFFDGKSKPLRDGKALYTNVFDANLDTLLWALDKAGYPDMKVLIGEIGWPTDGDKNANAKSARRFNFGLLKHALSGKGTPKRKGTIDLYMFSLIDENTKSVAPGNFERHWGVFEFDGKPKYELDLTGQHKEKGLIPVEGIKYLQKRWCVLNPDVTYFDHLLAGSIDYACTFSDCTSLGYGSSCNHLSLQGNASYAFNMYYQVNNQQGWSCDFSSLATITQKDPSQSGCQFPVMIASSSSLLLLHERLLCILKKALEVYIFVMILL
- the LOC114162440 gene encoding glucan endo-1,3-beta-glucosidase 8-like isoform X2; the encoded protein is MATHQLPPEKVVKMLKENGFTKLKLFDADQLIMAALMGTDIQVMLAIPNNMLQMISTSPKAADSWVYENVTTYFFNGGVKIKYVAVGNEPFLKAYNGTFAKKTLPALKNIQTSLNKAGLSSKVKITVPFNADIYYSPDSDPVPSAGDFRPEMRDLTIEIIQFLYANNAPFTVNIYPFLSLYFNEDFPFDFAFFDGKSKPLRDGKALYTNVFDANLDTLLWALDKAGYPDMKVLIGEIGWPTDGDKNANAKSARRFNFGLLKHALSGKGTPKRKGTIDLYMFSLIDENTKSVAPGNFERHWGVFEFDGKPKYELDLTGQHKEKGLIPVEGIKYLQKRWCVLNPDVTYFDHLLAGSIDYACTFSDCTSLGYGSSCNHLSLQGNASYAFNMYYQVNNQQGWSCDFSSLATITQKDPSQSGCQFPVMIASSSSLLLLHERLLCILKKALEVYIFVMILL
- the LOC114162872 gene encoding LOW QUALITY PROTEIN: omega-hydroxypalmitate O-feruloyl transferase (The sequence of the model RefSeq protein was modified relative to this genomic sequence to represent the inferred CDS: inserted 2 bases in 1 codon); translation: MASPWVQELHIHHFTIPVTIDRMSSVMPSRPIPVKPGDTLYLSNLDDMIGARVFTPTVYFYQLHSTGCSPQKPVTKILQCALADVLVPYYPLSGRLRETKNGKLEVFFGPEQGALIVEARSDVALTELGDLTAPNPAWEPLIFKFPNEEQYKVLEMPLVIAQVTLFRCGGFSLGLRLCHCICDGMGAMQFLGAWAATARTGMLVIDPVPCWDREVFRPRDPPVVKFPHLEFMRIEEGSNLTMTLWKTKPVQKCYRIKREFQNRVKALAQPYDAAGCTTFDAMAAHIWRSWVKALDVRPLDYQLRLTFSVNARQKLRNPPLKEGFYGNVVCVACTTSTVCELVHGELPETTLLVREARQSVSEEYLRSTVDYVEVDRPRQLEFGGKLTITQWTRFSIYKCADFGWGRPLYAGPIDLTPTPQVCVFLPEGEADCSDASMIVCICLPESAAQKFTQXLCCSIQIFDSLFNLSYLILCLLHHQLCSQ
- the LOC114162873 gene encoding uncharacterized protein LOC114162873 — translated: MEYGDWDQSYNEVPRWLLAAQQTNPGTIFQLSGPPVNIDAEDGSSTYIMECCFWAFGPCIEGFKYCKPVVQVDGTFLTGRYHATLLTAIAQDGNRNIFPLAFAIVEGETKEALIWFFQLLREHVTPQPNLCLITDRGKGILSALRSEEVDWESDNLHSVYCIRHLGSNFNNRFKNADLKKQFINLAYEVKQPIVQAKLSAMRSQFPQAVAWIDKIPLHKWSQAYDGGRRYMHMTTNLAECMNFVLKGARSLPICALLKITFQNINAWFVERGLKADSMLRAGHQYPKDVTTLLQQNQQKSAYCHVQRYDRDNSEFEVQEISSPHYYRPKPISFTVRLNDWWCDCGHFQASRLPCQHVIAVCSFGHMPLSNFIDPVYTLDNINKAYQVQFHPLRNEDYWSTYTGPNFNPDPQTRRKASGRPPRTRIHNEMD